In the genome of Fusarium poae strain DAOMC 252244 chromosome 1, whole genome shotgun sequence, the window TGAGCTTGATTGTGAAAGGCTTGTCGCCTCGGATAGCAGCATCGAGACCGTCGAAGAAAGCGGTCCACTGGTTCTTCTCGTCGCTGGCGAGAGAGTCACCACCTTGGCCGGGGCCACTAGCCTCGAAGATCTGGGAGTGAAGATCGCCACGGACCTGAGTGAGGAGACCCTCAACAGTGGTGAAGCGACCACCAAGTGTACCGGGGTTGACCTGCAGCTTAAGTTCAGGGCACTCCAGAGCACAGGTCTCGCTCTTGAGAATGTCACGAGCCAAATCGGTACTATCCTTGACCTCGAGAGTAATCTTCTCACCCTTCTCGGGAATCTCACCACCAGTCTTGACATCGTTGGAGCGGTATCCACAGTCATCACAAACAGTAGACATGAGAACGACTTGCTTAAAGTGAGGAATATCGACCATCTTCATGTGGGTGATGCAAGGACGCATGCAGCCAGGGCATGTGGCGGGGAAGCTGTATACTTCGTTGGCGATGATTTCGCCGTCGGCGTTCAAACCGGGGTTCTGCATCTGATGATCATCGGCGTTGGTGTCGGAGATACCAAGAGCAGCGTTCTGCTCGTCAGTTCGGGCATACTCATGCTTCTCCCACTTGCCAACACCGTCCTTCAGATCGGGAGCAATGAACGAGTTTCCAGCAGGGTCGTCAACCCAGACACGGAAGGGGAACGAGTCACCATTGAGCATAGCGCGACCCTTGGCGATGATCTCAGCAATCTTGACGTGGACCTCAGGAGACTGCTCCTTTCGCGCCTCTTGTCCCAGCTCGAGGTCATCGATCACGGTAGTCAAAAGACCCTCAACGTTTGTCAGCTGGCCGCGGCCTTCAGGAATCTCGAGGTCAAGCTCAATAAACTTGACGGTCGCAGTATCGGACTTGATGACCTGGCGAGAGAAGTCGGCAAGTTCTGTCAAGCGCAGCTCGTAGTGTGTTCCCTTGGGCTGGACAGTTCCAGCCGCCTGGATCTCGTTGTTCTGGAGGT includes:
- a CDS encoding hypothetical protein (BUSCO:21332at5125), with product MTTEEVNKQNPEEFFQSIGDKVKNLAPAAAADAQNDDDERAVEEIESLCMNCGKNGVTRLLLTAIPYFREVVIMSFSCEHCNLQNNEIQAAGTVQPKGTHYELRLTELADFSRQVIKSDTATVKFIELDLEIPEGRGQLTNVEGLLTTVIDDLELGQEARKEQSPEVHVKIAEIIAKGRAMLNGDSFPFRVWVDDPAGNSFIAPDLKDGVGKWEKHEYARTDEQNAALGISDTNADDHQMQNPGLNADGEIIANEVYSFPATCPGCMRPCITHMKMVDIPHFKQVVLMSTVCDDCGYRSNDVKTGGEIPEKGEKITLEVKDSTDLARDILKSETCALECPELKLQVNPGTLGGRFTTVEGLLTQVRGDLHSQIFEASGPGQGGDSLASDEKNQWTAFFDGLDAAIRGDKPFTIKLTDPFASSYVQPLVDPPAPDPSIHRESYTRTDEEEEELGLKDMKLENYGEDDEEEKKDGEEKTEAATES